The following coding sequences lie in one Bordetella genomosp. 9 genomic window:
- a CDS encoding M48 family metallopeptidase, with translation MTDGGKRRGARSALASTLFVLAALGGCAGVHTTQSGAVGVDRTQYMSSLVSSQDLQKEADQQYATIISQAKAKNLLDVNAQQVARVRAVAQRLIAQVGTFRPDAASWNWEVHVISSSEVNAWCMPGGKIAVYTGLLDQIKPTDAELAAVLGHEISHALREHARERVSQQMATSVGLSVLSVVTGSTAVSDLGGKLSDVMFTLPNSRTHEAEADRMGVELAARAGYDPNAAVSLWRKMGAASAGNAPPEILSTHPSAESRIADLQVAAQQVMPLYQQAQAGK, from the coding sequence ATGACTGATGGCGGCAAACGGCGCGGAGCGAGATCCGCGCTCGCCTCGACCTTGTTCGTGCTGGCCGCGCTGGGCGGCTGCGCGGGCGTGCACACCACACAAAGCGGCGCAGTCGGCGTGGACCGGACGCAATATATGTCCAGCCTCGTGTCGTCGCAGGATCTGCAGAAAGAGGCCGACCAGCAGTACGCCACCATCATCTCGCAGGCCAAGGCAAAGAACCTGCTCGATGTCAATGCGCAGCAGGTCGCGCGCGTGCGCGCGGTCGCGCAGCGGCTCATCGCTCAGGTGGGCACGTTCAGGCCGGACGCGGCGTCGTGGAACTGGGAAGTGCACGTGATCTCCAGCAGCGAAGTCAACGCGTGGTGCATGCCGGGCGGAAAAATCGCCGTCTACACGGGCCTGCTGGATCAGATCAAGCCGACCGACGCGGAGCTTGCGGCGGTGCTGGGGCATGAGATCTCACACGCACTGCGCGAGCATGCGCGCGAGCGCGTTTCCCAGCAGATGGCCACCAGCGTCGGCCTGAGCGTGCTATCGGTCGTCACAGGTTCGACGGCGGTGTCCGACCTGGGCGGAAAGCTGTCCGATGTCATGTTCACCCTGCCGAACAGCCGCACGCATGAGGCGGAAGCCGACCGCATGGGCGTGGAGCTGGCCGCGCGCGCCGGGTATGACCCCAATGCCGCCGTTTCGCTCTGGCGCAAGATGGGCGCCGCATCCGCGGGCAATGCGCCCCCGGAAATCCTGTCTACGCATCCTTCCGCGGAATCGCGCATCGCCGACCTGCAGGTGGCCGCTCAGCAGGTAATGCCGCTCTATCAGCAGGCCCAGGCCGGCAAATAG
- the leuB gene encoding 3-isopropylmalate dehydrogenase yields MTHKIAVLPGDGIGPEIVEQALRVLGALKLDLEIGQAAVGGAAFDQFEHPLPPATLELAQKSRAVLFGAVGDWKYDSLPREFRPEQAILGLRKSLGLFANLRPAILYPELANASSLKPEVVSGLDILIVRELTGDIYFGTPRGVRSAPDGGFAGEREGYDTMRYAEPEVRRIARIGFEAARKRNRKLCSVDKANVLETSQFWREIVIEVSREFPDVTLSHMYVDNAAMQLVRAPREFDVIVTGNLFGDILSDEAAMLTGSIGMLPSASLNASGQGLYEPSHGSAPDIAGKGVANPLATILSAAMMLRYSLDLPAQADRIEAAVRAVLASGLRTADIYEPGTTKVGTAQMGDAVLKALAS; encoded by the coding sequence ATGACACACAAGATTGCGGTCCTTCCTGGCGACGGTATCGGCCCGGAAATCGTCGAACAGGCCCTGCGCGTGTTGGGCGCGCTGAAACTGGATCTGGAGATCGGGCAAGCCGCGGTGGGCGGCGCTGCCTTCGACCAGTTCGAACATCCCTTGCCGCCGGCCACGCTGGAATTGGCGCAGAAGTCGCGCGCCGTGCTGTTCGGCGCGGTGGGCGACTGGAAGTACGACAGCCTGCCGCGCGAGTTCCGTCCTGAACAGGCGATTCTGGGCCTGCGCAAGTCCCTGGGCCTGTTCGCCAATCTACGGCCGGCCATTCTGTATCCCGAGCTCGCGAACGCATCTTCGCTCAAGCCCGAGGTAGTGTCCGGCCTGGACATCCTGATCGTGCGCGAACTGACCGGCGACATCTACTTCGGTACGCCGCGCGGCGTGCGCAGCGCGCCGGACGGCGGTTTCGCGGGCGAGCGAGAGGGCTACGACACGATGCGCTACGCCGAACCGGAGGTGCGCCGCATCGCGCGCATCGGTTTCGAGGCCGCGCGCAAGCGCAACCGCAAGCTGTGCAGCGTGGACAAGGCCAACGTCCTGGAAACCTCCCAGTTCTGGCGCGAAATCGTGATCGAAGTGTCGCGCGAGTTCCCGGACGTGACGCTGTCGCACATGTACGTGGACAATGCCGCGATGCAACTGGTGCGCGCGCCGCGCGAATTCGACGTTATCGTCACCGGCAATCTGTTCGGCGACATCCTTTCGGACGAAGCGGCGATGCTCACCGGCTCCATCGGCATGCTGCCTTCGGCATCGCTGAATGCGAGCGGACAGGGGCTGTACGAACCCAGCCACGGCTCGGCGCCCGATATCGCGGGCAAGGGCGTGGCAAATCCGCTGGCGACCATCTTGTCGGCGGCGATGATGCTGCGGTATTCGCTGGACCTGCCGGCCCAGGCCGACCGCATCGAGGCGGCCGTGCGCGCAGTGCTGGCCAGCGGGCTGCGCACTGCGGACATCTACGAACCGGGGACCACGAAAGTCGGGACAGCCCAGATGGGTGATGCGGTCCTGAAGGCGCTGGCGTCGTAA
- the leuC gene encoding 3-isopropylmalate dehydratase large subunit translates to MAQSLYDKLWDAHVVHQESDGTCLLYIDRHLLHEVTSPQAFEGLALAGRKPWRVDANLAVADHNVPTLNREQGISDPISRLQVDTLDQNCDKHGITEFKMNDLRQGIVHVIGPEQGATLPGMTVVCGDSHTSTHGAVGALAFGIGTSEVEHVLATQTLLMKKSKSMLIKVEGELPFGCTAKDLVLHVIGVIGTAGGTGHAIEFGGSTIRSLSIEGRMTVCNMAIEAGARSGMVAVDDKTIDYFRGRPFAPIGALWDQAVQYWRTLHSDPDARFDRIVEIDAREIKPQVTWGTSPEMVLSVDSRVPDPDREKDDVRRGGMERALQYMGLKPNTPITDIRIDRVFIGSCTNSRIEDLRAAAAVARGKRVASNVKQAMVVPGSGLVKQQAEREGLDKIFREAGFEWREPGCSMCLAMNADRLEPGERCASTSNRNFEGRQGQGGRTHLVSPAMAAAAAIAGHFVDVRNFR, encoded by the coding sequence ATGGCCCAATCCCTCTACGACAAACTCTGGGACGCGCACGTCGTCCACCAAGAATCCGACGGCACCTGTCTGCTGTATATCGATCGGCACCTGCTCCATGAAGTCACCAGTCCGCAGGCGTTCGAAGGTTTGGCCCTGGCCGGCCGCAAGCCGTGGCGTGTCGATGCCAACCTGGCCGTCGCCGACCATAACGTTCCGACCCTGAATCGCGAACAGGGCATCAGCGACCCGATTTCCCGCCTGCAGGTCGATACGCTGGACCAGAACTGCGACAAGCACGGCATCACCGAATTCAAGATGAACGATCTGCGCCAGGGCATCGTTCACGTCATCGGTCCGGAACAAGGGGCGACGCTGCCCGGGATGACCGTGGTGTGCGGCGATTCGCACACCAGCACGCACGGCGCCGTGGGCGCGCTGGCTTTCGGTATCGGCACGTCCGAAGTCGAACACGTACTGGCCACCCAGACGCTGCTCATGAAAAAAAGCAAGAGCATGCTGATCAAGGTCGAAGGCGAACTGCCGTTCGGCTGTACGGCCAAGGACCTGGTGCTGCACGTCATCGGCGTGATCGGCACCGCCGGGGGCACCGGCCATGCGATCGAATTCGGCGGCTCCACCATTCGCTCGCTGTCCATCGAAGGCCGCATGACGGTGTGCAATATGGCGATCGAGGCGGGTGCGCGTTCCGGCATGGTGGCCGTGGACGACAAGACCATCGACTATTTCCGCGGCCGTCCGTTCGCACCGATCGGCGCGTTGTGGGACCAGGCCGTGCAGTACTGGCGCACGCTGCATTCGGATCCGGACGCCAGGTTCGACCGCATCGTGGAAATCGATGCGCGTGAAATCAAGCCGCAGGTGACGTGGGGCACCTCGCCCGAGATGGTGCTGTCCGTGGACAGCCGCGTGCCGGATCCGGACCGCGAGAAGGACGATGTCCGCCGCGGCGGCATGGAGCGGGCCCTGCAATACATGGGGCTGAAGCCGAACACCCCGATCACCGACATCCGTATCGACCGCGTGTTCATCGGCTCGTGCACCAACTCGCGCATCGAGGATCTGCGCGCGGCCGCCGCGGTCGCCCGGGGCAAGCGTGTTGCTTCCAACGTCAAGCAGGCCATGGTGGTGCCGGGTTCCGGCTTGGTGAAGCAGCAGGCCGAACGCGAGGGGCTGGACAAAATCTTCCGTGAAGCCGGGTTCGAGTGGCGGGAGCCGGGCTGTTCGATGTGTCTGGCCATGAACGCGGACCGGCTCGAGCCGGGCGAGCGCTGCGCCTCCACATCCAATCGCAACTTCGAGGGCAGGCAGGGGCAGGGCGGTCGCACGCATCTGGTCAGCCCCGCCATGGCGGCCGCCGCGGCCATCGCCGGCCATTTCGTTGACGTCAGGAATTTCCGCTAA
- a CDS encoding FimV/HubP family polar landmark protein: MTLRPLRPSSTSSRYATRLAVALALGCAVVAPAHALRLAHSRVVSAPNAPLQVLVGLTDLSPDEQRSLMATLADPAAWERAGITPPVPLSTLTLRLEPGTGPTRRNLRLSSTEPAKGPVVDLLLNVATSAGQRQVQISVMQSAGGFPGLTSQAQVGGAGRSSGAAGAVGVRPGDTLYGIAQSHPVPGTTIYQMLVALWRANPRAFIQNNMNLVKAGTTLVVPDAATVRAIDPAEARRIFLEHAEAYARYRASLAGAAARGAAAAGAGASNAGQLEPAPAAPPPAPASQDRLRLSSGQPGQGDAEAQAQAQADAQVSMAKATEDAQKRVDELERNVKDLSAALAGAQKQGQAGAGGQGAQARAGANGSQPAGGAGLTVPSLSGTASAGVGGGAARTGGASPVQESNASRTGGAATNGAPQVGQGGQPAAGGQGSGAGNAPGGVDSSAAGGTGGPAPDGEGGRAAGSAAAGASGAAAGEPAPAAGATPANAPNGAYGGAADNPQGAPAGDQPENGQGGAPGNAQGEAAATPGHGQGAAAGSAPGAPTESAQGGTPGAAPGGQGAAPAASSDGSTGDPASRAGSASGAPAVPGIAGDASNLGGKAGPSSAPGAAGTPQSTPGAAGSGVSPSSPSASGGAGGAPGTPATTPVPGAGMTPPSEGEPGKQPSATAGPEADQGAAGNGEPTTKAAGTSSGLPAWLSDNLLIVLTAVLAVIAFVIAWLLRRAAARRDEDQDDLDDELYMAEIDQEAIDRRLQGINLDLDEPHGGDTRDRSGTMRT, encoded by the coding sequence ATGACCCTACGCCCGCTGCGCCCTTCGTCCACCTCGAGCCGGTATGCAACGCGTCTGGCGGTCGCCCTGGCGTTAGGCTGCGCGGTCGTCGCGCCGGCTCATGCTTTGAGGCTGGCCCATAGCCGCGTGGTTTCCGCTCCCAACGCGCCCTTGCAGGTACTGGTCGGTTTGACCGACCTGTCTCCGGACGAGCAGCGGTCGTTGATGGCTACGCTCGCCGATCCGGCGGCGTGGGAACGCGCCGGCATCACGCCCCCGGTTCCGCTGTCGACCCTGACCTTGCGCCTGGAGCCCGGTACGGGCCCCACCCGACGCAATCTGCGCCTGTCTTCGACGGAACCGGCAAAAGGGCCCGTCGTAGACCTGTTGCTCAATGTCGCCACCAGCGCGGGGCAGCGGCAGGTACAGATCAGCGTGATGCAAAGCGCAGGGGGCTTCCCGGGCCTGACGTCGCAGGCGCAAGTCGGTGGCGCGGGACGTTCCAGCGGGGCTGCCGGCGCCGTGGGCGTGCGTCCCGGCGATACCCTGTACGGCATCGCGCAGAGCCACCCGGTGCCGGGTACGACCATCTACCAGATGCTTGTCGCCTTGTGGCGTGCGAATCCCCGCGCTTTCATCCAGAACAATATGAACCTGGTGAAGGCCGGGACGACCCTGGTCGTGCCGGACGCAGCCACGGTGCGCGCCATCGATCCGGCCGAAGCGCGCCGTATTTTCCTGGAGCATGCCGAAGCCTATGCGCGTTACCGCGCGAGCCTCGCAGGCGCCGCTGCGCGCGGCGCGGCGGCGGCCGGCGCGGGGGCTTCCAACGCCGGACAGCTCGAGCCCGCGCCGGCCGCGCCCCCGCCAGCGCCCGCGTCGCAGGACCGCCTGCGGCTGTCCAGCGGACAGCCGGGCCAGGGCGACGCCGAGGCCCAGGCGCAAGCGCAGGCCGATGCGCAGGTCTCCATGGCCAAGGCCACTGAAGACGCGCAGAAGCGCGTCGACGAACTCGAGCGCAACGTCAAGGATTTGAGCGCCGCGCTGGCCGGCGCCCAGAAGCAAGGCCAGGCGGGCGCCGGCGGACAGGGCGCGCAAGCCCGGGCCGGTGCGAACGGCTCGCAGCCGGCGGGCGGCGCGGGACTGACTGTGCCTTCCTTGAGCGGGACCGCATCCGCGGGCGTTGGCGGCGGCGCCGCACGGACGGGTGGCGCGAGCCCTGTTCAGGAGTCGAACGCCAGCCGGACAGGCGGCGCGGCAACCAACGGCGCCCCGCAGGTCGGCCAAGGCGGACAGCCCGCAGCGGGCGGTCAGGGCAGCGGCGCCGGCAATGCGCCGGGCGGCGTGGACAGCAGCGCGGCAGGCGGTACAGGCGGCCCCGCGCCGGACGGCGAAGGCGGCCGTGCCGCCGGCAGTGCAGCAGCCGGCGCATCAGGGGCCGCGGCAGGCGAACCCGCTCCCGCGGCGGGCGCCACGCCGGCCAACGCGCCGAACGGGGCTTACGGCGGCGCGGCGGACAACCCTCAGGGCGCGCCGGCCGGCGATCAGCCGGAGAACGGACAGGGCGGCGCGCCGGGCAACGCCCAAGGCGAGGCGGCCGCTACGCCGGGCCATGGGCAGGGCGCCGCCGCGGGAAGCGCGCCGGGCGCGCCGACGGAAAGCGCCCAGGGCGGCACACCAGGCGCTGCGCCGGGTGGTCAAGGCGCAGCGCCGGCTGCATCTTCGGACGGTTCGACCGGGGATCCAGCCAGCCGCGCCGGCAGCGCGTCAGGCGCGCCCGCCGTGCCGGGAATCGCCGGAGATGCATCGAATCTCGGCGGAAAGGCCGGACCGTCCAGCGCCCCCGGGGCTGCGGGCACGCCGCAGTCCACCCCTGGCGCCGCCGGCTCAGGGGTCTCGCCGTCGTCGCCTTCCGCATCGGGCGGGGCTGGCGGCGCGCCGGGAACGCCGGCGACGACACCCGTTCCGGGCGCTGGCATGACGCCGCCGTCAGAAGGGGAGCCCGGCAAGCAGCCCAGCGCGACCGCCGGCCCGGAGGCTGACCAAGGTGCGGCAGGCAACGGCGAGCCCACGACCAAGGCCGCGGGTACGTCTTCAGGCCTGCCGGCGTGGCTGTCCGACAATCTGCTGATCGTCTTGACCGCCGTTCTGGCCGTGATTGCCTTCGTCATCGCGTGGCTGCTGCGCCGCGCTGCGGCAAGGCGCGACGAAGACCAGGACGATCTGGATGACGAGCTCTACATGGCCGAGATCGACCAGGAAGCCATCGACCGCCGCCTGCAGGGCATCAATCTGGACCTGGACGAGCCGCATGGCGGCGACACCCGGGACCGGTCCGGCACCATGCGGACCTGA
- the asd gene encoding aspartate-semialdehyde dehydrogenase, with protein sequence MSNAVGLVGWRGMVGSVLMQRMREENDFALIEPVFFSTSNAGAAAPKWAEGAGALQDAYDIDALKKLPIIVTAQGGDYTSAVYPKLRAAGWQGLWIDAASTLRMAEDAIIVLDPVNRPVIDAALKRGVRNFIGGNCTVSCMLMGLAGLFNNDLVEWMTSMTYQAASGGGAQHMRELLTQFGLLNQAVKPLLDDPASAILEIDRGVLARQQDESLPREHFGVPLAGNLIPWIDKDLGDGVSREEWKGGAETNKILGRGAGFDAPAIPVDGLCVRIGAMRCHSQALTIKLKRDVPLDEITDMIASGTQWAKVVPNTKEDTMKALTPVAVTGTLDIPVGRLRKLSMGPQYLSAFTVGDQLLWGAAEPLRRMLRIALAEA encoded by the coding sequence ATGAGCAATGCGGTGGGCCTCGTCGGTTGGCGCGGCATGGTTGGATCGGTTCTTATGCAACGCATGCGCGAGGAGAACGACTTCGCGCTGATCGAACCGGTCTTCTTCTCCACGAGTAACGCCGGCGCGGCGGCGCCCAAATGGGCCGAAGGCGCCGGCGCGCTGCAGGACGCCTACGACATCGACGCTCTTAAAAAACTGCCCATCATCGTGACGGCGCAGGGAGGCGATTACACCAGCGCGGTATACCCGAAGCTGCGCGCCGCCGGCTGGCAGGGGCTGTGGATCGACGCGGCCAGCACGCTCCGCATGGCCGAAGATGCCATCATCGTGCTGGACCCGGTGAACCGGCCGGTCATCGACGCGGCGCTGAAGCGGGGCGTGCGGAACTTCATCGGCGGCAATTGCACCGTCAGCTGCATGCTGATGGGTTTGGCCGGCCTGTTCAACAACGACCTGGTGGAATGGATGACGTCCATGACGTACCAGGCGGCATCCGGGGGAGGCGCCCAGCACATGCGCGAGCTGCTGACGCAGTTCGGGCTGCTCAACCAAGCCGTCAAGCCCCTGCTGGACGACCCTGCCTCCGCCATTTTGGAAATCGACCGCGGCGTGCTGGCCCGCCAGCAGGACGAAAGCCTGCCGCGCGAGCATTTCGGCGTGCCGCTCGCCGGCAACCTGATCCCGTGGATCGACAAGGACCTGGGTGACGGCGTGTCGCGCGAGGAATGGAAGGGCGGCGCCGAGACCAACAAGATCCTGGGCCGCGGCGCCGGCTTCGACGCCCCCGCCATCCCGGTCGATGGCCTTTGCGTCCGGATCGGCGCCATGCGGTGCCACAGCCAGGCCCTGACCATCAAGCTCAAGCGCGACGTGCCGCTTGACGAAATCACCGACATGATCGCCAGCGGTACGCAGTGGGCCAAGGTGGTTCCCAACACCAAGGAGGACACCATGAAGGCGCTGACGCCGGTCGCGGTGACCGGGACGCTGGATATTCCGGTGGGCCGTTTGCGCAAGCTTTCGATGGGCCCGCAATACCTTAGCGCTTTCACCGTGGGCGACCAATTGCTCTGGGGCGCGGCCGAACCGCTGCGCCGCATGCTCAGGATCGCGCTGGCCGAGGCCTGA
- the leuD gene encoding 3-isopropylmalate dehydratase small subunit: MQAFTHHEGLVAPLDRENVDTDLIIPKQFLKSIKRTGFGPNLFDELRYLDHGEPGMDNSKRPLNPDFVLNQPRYQGASILLARKNFGCGSSREHAPWALQQYGFRAIIAPSYADIFFNNSFKNGLLPIVLSELDVARLFDEVKAFPGYKLKIDLDQQVVTTPEGRGIPFDIEPFRKYCLLNGYDDIALTLRQADKIRAFEAERLARHPWLQTRTLG, translated from the coding sequence ATGCAAGCATTCACCCATCACGAGGGCCTGGTGGCCCCGCTCGACCGCGAAAACGTCGACACGGACCTCATCATCCCCAAGCAGTTCCTGAAGTCCATCAAGCGCACCGGCTTCGGTCCCAACCTGTTCGACGAGCTCCGCTATCTGGATCACGGCGAGCCCGGCATGGACAACAGCAAGCGGCCGCTCAATCCCGACTTCGTGCTGAATCAGCCGCGCTACCAGGGCGCCTCGATCCTGCTGGCGCGCAAGAATTTCGGGTGCGGTTCGAGCCGTGAGCATGCGCCCTGGGCTCTGCAGCAATATGGCTTCCGCGCCATCATCGCGCCCTCGTACGCGGACATCTTCTTCAACAACAGCTTCAAGAACGGCTTGCTGCCGATCGTTCTTTCGGAGCTGGACGTGGCGCGGCTTTTCGACGAGGTCAAAGCCTTCCCCGGCTACAAGCTGAAGATCGATCTGGACCAGCAGGTCGTGACGACGCCGGAAGGGCGCGGCATTCCGTTCGATATCGAGCCGTTCCGCAAGTATTGCCTGCTCAATGGCTACGACGATATCGCGCTGACCCTGCGGCAGGCCGACAAGATCCGCGCCTTCGAAGCCGAGCGCCTGGCCCGCCACCCCTGGCTGCAAACCCGCACGCTCGGCTGA